Proteins encoded in a region of the Campylobacter geochelonis genome:
- a CDS encoding PAS domain-containing protein — protein sequence MDKISSNRPMPKDVEIQINPNRYIVSKTDPKGVITYANAYFASICGYTPDELVGKCHNIIRHPDMPRLVFKMLWDRIAQDKDITLVIKNLAKDGSYYWVSTKFESVKDPITNKVLSFTAYRQAVPNEVKKIMSGIYQELSYAEQLGGMELSNEIFDKILARYKKSDYDELINAILINSKNFKR from the coding sequence ATGGACAAAATATCATCTAATCGTCCCATGCCAAAAGATGTAGAAATACAGATAAATCCAAATAGATACATAGTCTCTAAAACAGATCCAAAAGGCGTTATAACCTACGCAAATGCATATTTTGCTAGCATTTGCGGATATACTCCAGATGAGCTAGTTGGTAAATGCCATAACATCATCAGACATCCAGATATGCCACGACTTGTGTTTAAAATGCTTTGGGATAGAATCGCACAAGATAAAGACATCACGCTTGTTATAAAAAATTTAGCAAAAGATGGCAGCTACTACTGGGTGAGTACTAAATTTGAGTCTGTAAAAGACCCTATAACAAACAAAGTTCTATCATTCACAGCTTACAGACAAGCCGTTCCAAACGAAGTTAAAAAAATTATGAGTGGCATTTATCAAGAGCTTTCTTACGCAGAACAACTTGGCGGAATGGAGTTAAGTAACGAAATATTTGATAAAATTTTAGCTAGATACAAAAAAAGTGACTATGATGAGCTGATAAATGCTATACTAATAAATAGTAAAAATTTTAAAAGATAA
- a CDS encoding lysophospholipid acyltransferase family protein yields the protein MIDFELILREKIPTFFEKYPKFISNLVVKIVKKLFYQDEINDFLQNHSALKNVEFIDATLKYFKFTYKIDNASLENIPQSGRVIFIANHPLGALDALSLLNLIGKIRSDVKIIANEFLMEIKPLNQMFIPVDNISNHSSKSTLSAIDAHLKNEGAIIIFPAGEVSRARGLAIKDVKWKSGFLRFAKKSQAPIVPIFIRGRNSPLFYAVSMIYKPLAGLLLGHELFNKQNRSISIKIGEMIPYQNLIMPEITSENNTLKLIQKHLYNIGKGKKAIFKTQQCLIKKINPNDVNDEVLTGLKLGKTRDNKAIFLCQTKPNSPLLLEIGRLRELTFRRVGEGTGKSCDIDEFDLYYKHLVLFDEVEKEIVGAYRLGESSAIKPTYDTQKLYTQTLFEFDKNAKPLFENSIELGRSFVQPKFWGTRALDYLWYGIGAYVRKFPQTRYLFGPVSISGAYPKTAHDMMVFFYKKYFSAPQIMVTSKHRYFIGHNEFKELNELFVGQNYEEDFKILKESLGHYNLSVPTLYKQYSELCDDNGVLFLDFGTDVDFENCTDGFILVDITKIKEVKRKRYIQSED from the coding sequence ATGATAGATTTTGAGCTGATTTTAAGGGAAAAAATCCCAACTTTTTTTGAAAAATATCCTAAATTTATATCAAATTTAGTAGTCAAAATAGTCAAAAAACTGTTTTATCAAGATGAGATTAACGATTTTTTACAAAATCATTCAGCCCTTAAAAATGTCGAATTTATCGATGCTACATTGAAATATTTTAAATTTACTTATAAAATCGACAATGCTAGTTTAGAAAACATTCCACAAAGCGGTCGTGTTATTTTTATCGCTAACCACCCACTTGGCGCACTTGACGCGCTTTCGTTACTAAATTTAATAGGCAAAATCAGAAGCGATGTAAAAATCATCGCAAATGAGTTTTTAATGGAAATAAAGCCGTTAAATCAGATGTTTATACCAGTTGATAACATTTCAAATCACAGCTCAAAAAGCACCTTAAGCGCCATAGATGCTCATCTGAAAAACGAAGGCGCGATTATCATTTTCCCTGCTGGAGAGGTTTCTCGCGCAAGAGGGTTAGCCATAAAAGATGTAAAGTGGAAAAGCGGGTTTTTAAGATTTGCTAAAAAATCTCAAGCGCCGATTGTTCCTATTTTTATTCGTGGTAGAAACTCGCCACTTTTTTACGCCGTTTCTATGATATATAAACCTTTAGCTGGGCTTTTACTAGGGCATGAGTTGTTTAATAAACAAAACAGAAGCATAAGTATAAAAATCGGCGAAATGATACCATACCAAAATCTCATCATGCCAGAAATCACATCTGAAAATAACACTTTAAAACTTATTCAAAAGCACCTTTATAACATAGGAAAAGGCAAAAAAGCCATCTTTAAAACACAACAATGCCTAATCAAAAAAATCAATCCAAACGATGTAAATGATGAAGTTTTAACCGGTCTAAAACTAGGCAAAACAAGAGATAATAAAGCGATTTTTCTATGCCAAACTAAGCCAAATTCACCACTTCTTTTAGAAATTGGAAGGCTTAGAGAGCTTACATTTAGGCGAGTTGGCGAGGGAACTGGCAAGAGTTGCGATATAGATGAGTTTGATTTATACTACAAACATCTTGTACTGTTTGATGAAGTGGAAAAAGAGATAGTTGGAGCTTACAGACTTGGAGAAAGTAGCGCTATAAAGCCGACTTACGATACGCAAAAGCTTTACACTCAAACACTTTTTGAATTTGATAAAAATGCAAAACCACTTTTTGAAAACTCAATCGAACTTGGCAGAAGCTTCGTCCAACCTAAATTCTGGGGAACGCGCGCACTTGATTACTTGTGGTATGGCATAGGCGCGTATGTTAGAAAATTCCCACAAACTAGATATCTTTTTGGTCCAGTTAGCATAAGCGGCGCTTATCCAAAAACGGCGCACGATATGATGGTATTTTTTTATAAAAAATACTTCAGCGCTCCTCAAATAATGGTAACTTCAAAACATCGATACTTCATAGGTCATAATGAATTTAAAGAGTTAAATGAGCTTTTTGTCGGACAAAATTATGAAGAAGATTTTAAAATTTTAAAAGAGAGTTTAGGGCATTATAATCTTTCTGTCCCAACACTTTATAAGCAATACAGCGAGCTTTGCGACGATAATGGGGTTTTGTTTTTAGACTTTGGCACTGACGTGGACTTTGAAAACTGCACCGATGGTTTTATCCTCGTTGATATCACCAAAATCAAAGAGGTAAAAAGAAAAAGATATATCCAAAGCGAGGATTAA